The following coding sequences are from one Marinoscillum sp. 108 window:
- a CDS encoding MBG domain-containing protein, giving the protein MKKFLTILILTSAVATHAQNVTIPDANFKAAILAHNPTIDTNGDNQIQVSEAEAFTGELSVFNKSIADLTGIEAFVNLTKLNCGANQLTALDVTANTALTRLFCYNNQLTTLDVTQNLLLDTLNTFNNQLSTIDVSQNVALKYVHFGSNNISSIDLSHLTGSLKVLGYGGNPLSSSFDFTSFSELTHLYCNDSELTTLDVSGLTNLQYLFCQNNNLTSLNAKNGTGSIIYLYGLNNPALTCIQVDDPAMNGVTLYVDAGVSFDDNCADPIVGIPDANLKEALLTYTPDIDTNDDGEIRQSEALAYTGALDLSGLSITTALGIEAFENATSLNLSGNAIKVLTLSENAALTTVNVANNDLLILSVANGNNTNFVSFDATGNDNLTCITVDDADYSTSNWTDIPAGAGFDVNCVLNIPNTNFKNALLAHNPVIDTNDDDEIQVSEATSFSGALELSYKSITNLAGLEGFGKISTLSINGNTISELDLSLNPFISQFSAEYCGLTDLDVSQNAYLKSLYLSNNALTTLDLSNNSQLTTLYVYNNDLTGLDLSQNDNLSTLYCQGNELTTLSLSAEATLLVLDYGRNPLTGNFDFAPHTSLITLGCDGGELTSLDVSMLPNLRSLNCNNNLLTELDLSANPDIFSLSAFNNQLTTFDPSGLPLLSQLNLGDNLLTALDLSNSPALQTVQLPNNSLSSLDFSNGNALNYLDCRNNELTSLNINVGKNVNYLNATGNDDLTCISVYDVDFGAAYTNVPAGVGYDHNCDDPSIDVVDPKLLEALLAYEPAIDLNANQLIETSEAAVFTGALDLSSLGIRNAAGLEAFSSIDALILDDNDFLRLDLSGNSSLESLSAQNVGLTILKLNNGNNENFTTLSLAGNPDLLCINVDDPTYAENNWVGIPEGVGFSTDCAVNFEDETFKNHAIFKGYDLNDDDEIQLSEAEAVTGKLTDGYSHSSIGGIEAFQNITELDINSTYPLFTVDLTANHNLIKIYAASGYLSSLDLSMNPNLTHIDLDNARMTFLDIRNGHNDKITVFEARNIGYIDHNLTCINVDDVDHFYDNFSDMVDEEVFFDTNCDDPLVVIPDANFKSALLSMIEDNGDGEVRMSEAEAFEGTIDVSGEEIASLEGIQYFINAIGLVADNNLLTAIDVRRNRALISVSAANNSLTALDVANQNNENFTVFNATGNPDLTCIKVDDPAYAEANWTNVDEGVGFARYCDPNDVVYIPDYYMHTSLYAADVNSSGDITYAEADAYTGLVTIHSNTEDITGLEAFTNISGIRYSGSLIENFDFSPHQALTEINIYGSHNVQSVDFSQNVNLEVLSLSNIELGGVDLTTYPELNRLYLRNCGIVSIDLSSSVNLENLNLSDNSLTGIDLSANTNLAYLYLYGNPLASIDLSANELLVEVDLSGAEITTLEVSHLSLLEDLRLEGAKKLTSLDVSQNELLYLLYASANGLEGGDPTPEDYGSLTQVLLPKGGELSDVTLEFHLLESIDLSEMTNSNLDVYLRGNKLNSVNLTGVSGSDFNLDLSLNDLDSIDLSGIVGVDAVVRLDENPLKKATLGSVYEVSLVDNPDLYCALVDDVAYAEANYFYDEQLTFTAVACENFEAEILSFDLPFQEGDEVIDGESETIMISVEDGTDVTSLEPTIEVPQGATVSPLGSQNFTDPVVYTVTSESGFFTKSYTVSVTVKSLQSITFESIPDKIYGDEAFDISVFASSGLPVDLSFVTGEDLISLSENEISILGTGLVTLQADQAGDSEYAAAVSVQRSFEISPAVLTVIAADAEITYGEAIPSLTYTISGFVNGEDETALSDTPGISTPATAESGAGNYAIELSEGTADNYTFLLEEAVLTIGKADLIISALDHEMKYGETVGNLAYEIAGFITGEDETDLTTLPILTTGASSASAVGTYTINVSGAASDNYNFTYEQAVLTIQKALLTVTADDQSVLYGGDLPELTYEITGFANNQDESVFTSQVIINTVATSTSPVGDYDILVSGAEATNYAFEFVSGTLTIEKLDQVISFAALPDVVYGAEPIVLSSTSTSGNDVEFTLVSGPVVKNGNLLTITGAGSVVIEATVDADDIYHAASTVSRTFDITQATLTVTADNETMTYGESLPELSYEIAGFVYNEDVTALASVPEITTEATTMSPVGEYLITVANGAAANYVFVYEAGILEVNPAQLTISADDQSLIYGEAIPELTYTISGFVHSEDATVLDVLPVMATTVEETSGAGTYEITGSGALSGNYTFEYEAGSLTISKANLQISADDQSLIYGEAIPSLTYTISGFVHGEDATVLDALPVMATTAEETSGAGIYEITGSGALSGNYTFEYEAGNLTIGKANLQISAHNQSITYGDPIPPLTYTITGFVHGDDESDLEISPVLTTIATSSSDAGAYTIKVDGAASSDYEISYEHAVLTVGKAEALITLSELEVGYTGSPQSPVVTTTPEGLNYIIEFAAGSEPSEAGAYDFKVVIDEANYKGNAEGVFTISRPLSALNDVQVEVYPNPVSERLFIKGLDQEVNITIMALDGRMVHQEISKDTVEVSHLPGGVYMLVIQTLNRKVLRRIVID; this is encoded by the coding sequence CTCACGGGCATTGAAGCCTTTGTAAACCTCACCAAACTCAATTGTGGAGCTAATCAGCTTACAGCCCTGGATGTGACCGCTAATACAGCCTTGACACGCTTGTTTTGTTATAATAATCAGCTTACGACACTGGATGTTACTCAAAATCTCTTGCTGGATACTCTTAATACTTTCAATAATCAGTTGAGTACCATTGATGTGAGTCAGAATGTAGCGCTGAAATATGTACATTTTGGAAGCAACAATATCAGCAGTATCGACTTGAGTCATCTCACAGGGTCACTCAAAGTCCTGGGCTATGGAGGCAATCCTCTGAGTTCATCTTTTGATTTCACGTCTTTTTCAGAGCTGACACATCTGTATTGCAATGACAGTGAGTTGACCACTCTGGATGTCAGTGGTCTGACCAACCTGCAATACCTGTTCTGTCAGAATAATAACCTCACCAGCCTGAATGCCAAAAATGGCACCGGGTCAATTATTTACCTCTATGGACTCAACAATCCAGCACTTACCTGTATCCAGGTAGATGACCCGGCAATGAATGGAGTTACCCTTTATGTGGATGCCGGGGTGAGTTTTGATGACAACTGTGCCGACCCAATAGTAGGGATTCCTGACGCCAATCTCAAGGAAGCATTGCTGACTTACACTCCCGATATTGACACCAACGACGATGGAGAGATTCGCCAAAGCGAGGCTCTGGCCTACACCGGGGCACTGGACCTCAGCGGGCTGAGCATCACTACAGCACTCGGCATAGAAGCTTTTGAGAATGCCACTTCCCTCAATCTGTCTGGTAATGCAATCAAGGTGTTGACTTTGAGTGAGAATGCCGCCCTGACAACTGTAAACGTAGCAAACAATGATTTGCTGATCCTTTCGGTGGCCAACGGCAACAACACCAACTTTGTGAGTTTTGATGCGACAGGCAATGACAACCTCACGTGCATCACAGTGGATGATGCGGATTACTCTACTTCCAACTGGACTGATATACCTGCCGGCGCGGGGTTTGATGTGAACTGTGTGCTCAATATCCCCAATACGAATTTTAAAAATGCGCTGTTGGCCCATAATCCCGTCATAGACACCAATGATGACGATGAGATTCAGGTAAGCGAGGCTACATCATTCAGTGGGGCATTGGAGCTATCTTATAAGAGCATTACCAATCTGGCTGGTCTGGAAGGGTTCGGAAAGATCTCCACATTAAGTATCAATGGCAATACGATTTCCGAACTTGATCTTAGTCTCAATCCTTTTATTTCCCAATTTTCGGCAGAGTACTGTGGATTGACGGATTTGGATGTCTCCCAAAATGCCTATTTGAAGTCTTTGTACCTCTCAAACAATGCCCTCACAACCCTGGACCTGAGCAATAATTCTCAGTTGACCACACTTTATGTCTACAACAACGACCTGACGGGGCTCGACTTAAGCCAAAACGATAATTTGTCCACTTTGTACTGTCAGGGAAATGAGTTGACCACTCTCTCGCTCTCTGCAGAAGCCACATTGTTGGTATTGGATTATGGAAGAAACCCACTGACAGGAAATTTCGATTTTGCGCCTCATACCTCATTGATTACGTTGGGATGTGATGGCGGTGAGCTCACTTCATTGGACGTGAGCATGTTGCCCAATTTGAGGAGTCTCAACTGTAATAATAATCTGCTCACAGAACTGGATCTGTCTGCCAATCCTGACATATTTAGCCTAAGTGCCTTCAACAATCAACTGACTACCTTCGATCCCAGCGGACTGCCACTGTTGAGCCAACTTAATTTGGGTGATAATTTATTAACTGCCCTCGATTTGAGTAATTCTCCGGCCCTTCAGACTGTGCAGTTGCCAAATAATTCGTTGAGTTCGCTCGATTTTAGCAATGGGAATGCTCTGAATTATCTGGACTGCAGGAATAATGAACTTACCTCTTTGAATATCAACGTGGGGAAAAATGTCAATTATCTGAATGCCACGGGGAATGACGATTTGACCTGTATATCGGTGTATGATGTTGATTTTGGGGCTGCTTACACCAATGTTCCCGCTGGAGTTGGCTATGACCATAACTGCGATGACCCTTCCATTGATGTAGTAGATCCAAAGTTACTGGAGGCATTACTAGCCTATGAGCCAGCTATTGACCTCAATGCGAATCAGCTCATTGAAACCAGTGAAGCTGCGGTATTCACAGGGGCCTTGGATTTGTCAAGCCTGGGGATCCGTAATGCTGCCGGACTGGAGGCATTTAGTAGCATTGATGCGTTGATACTGGATGATAACGATTTTCTGAGGCTCGACCTTTCGGGAAACAGCTCCCTTGAGTCGCTCAGTGCGCAAAATGTGGGATTAACTATCCTTAAGCTAAACAATGGCAACAATGAAAATTTCACTACACTGAGTCTGGCAGGAAACCCTGACCTGCTGTGTATCAATGTGGATGATCCCACCTATGCAGAAAATAACTGGGTGGGCATCCCGGAAGGGGTGGGCTTCAGTACCGATTGTGCAGTGAATTTTGAGGATGAAACTTTTAAGAATCATGCAATCTTCAAAGGATACGATCTCAATGATGACGATGAGATACAGCTGAGTGAAGCTGAGGCGGTGACCGGAAAGCTCACTGATGGCTATAGCCATAGCAGCATTGGCGGCATTGAGGCATTTCAGAATATCACAGAGCTGGATATCAACTCCACTTATCCATTATTTACTGTGGACCTCACCGCCAACCACAATCTGATCAAGATCTATGCTGCCAGTGGATACCTCTCTTCACTAGACCTGAGTATGAACCCCAACCTTACACATATCGACCTGGATAATGCGCGTATGACCTTTCTGGATATCAGGAATGGGCACAATGATAAAATCACTGTCTTCGAAGCCCGCAACATCGGATATATAGACCATAACCTCACCTGTATCAATGTGGATGATGTGGACCATTTCTATGACAACTTCTCTGACATGGTAGACGAAGAAGTCTTCTTTGACACTAATTGTGATGATCCTCTGGTGGTCATTCCGGATGCCAATTTCAAGAGTGCTCTTTTGTCCATGATAGAGGACAATGGAGATGGAGAAGTCAGAATGAGTGAGGCCGAAGCTTTTGAGGGGACAATAGATGTGAGTGGAGAAGAAATTGCCAGCCTGGAAGGGATTCAGTATTTCATCAATGCCATTGGGCTGGTGGCGGATAATAATCTTTTGACAGCCATCGATGTGCGCAGAAATAGGGCCTTAATCTCGGTCAGCGCAGCGAATAACAGTCTGACTGCATTGGATGTGGCTAACCAAAATAATGAGAATTTCACAGTATTCAACGCCACCGGCAATCCCGACCTCACCTGTATCAAAGTGGATGATCCGGCATATGCGGAAGCCAACTGGACCAATGTGGATGAGGGAGTTGGGTTTGCCAGGTATTGTGATCCCAATGACGTGGTTTACATCCCAGACTATTATATGCATACTAGCCTTTATGCCGCAGATGTGAACAGCAGTGGAGATATTACTTATGCTGAAGCGGATGCATACACTGGTTTAGTGACAATTCATTCCAATACCGAGGACATCACCGGGCTGGAGGCCTTTACCAACATCTCCGGAATCCGCTACTCCGGTAGCCTGATAGAAAACTTTGATTTCTCTCCGCACCAGGCCCTCACAGAGATTAATATCTATGGGTCGCATAATGTTCAGTCTGTTGACTTCAGTCAGAATGTAAATCTGGAGGTGCTTTCCCTAAGTAATATTGAGTTGGGTGGGGTGGATTTGACCACTTATCCCGAGTTGAACAGACTGTATCTGAGAAATTGCGGGATCGTTTCTATCGATCTTTCATCCAGTGTAAACCTGGAAAACCTGAACCTCAGTGACAATAGCTTGACAGGAATTGATCTTAGTGCCAATACCAACCTGGCTTACCTGTATCTGTATGGCAATCCCCTGGCGAGTATTGATTTGTCTGCGAATGAACTGTTGGTAGAGGTTGATCTTTCAGGTGCAGAGATCACTACGCTGGAAGTTTCCCACCTGTCCCTGCTCGAAGACCTTAGGCTGGAGGGAGCCAAGAAACTGACCTCCCTGGATGTGTCACAAAATGAGCTACTGTATTTACTCTATGCATCAGCCAACGGTTTGGAGGGAGGAGATCCCACTCCTGAAGATTATGGATCGCTCACACAAGTGTTACTTCCCAAAGGAGGGGAATTATCAGATGTCACGTTGGAATTTCACCTGCTGGAATCCATCGATCTCAGTGAGATGACCAATTCGAACCTAGACGTTTATCTGAGGGGTAACAAGCTAAACTCTGTGAATCTCACGGGAGTGAGTGGTTCTGATTTTAATTTGGACCTCTCCTTAAATGACTTGGATTCAATCGATCTATCAGGGATTGTAGGTGTTGATGCAGTTGTGCGTCTGGATGAAAATCCCCTCAAAAAGGCAACCCTGGGGAGCGTCTATGAGGTGTCTCTGGTGGATAACCCTGATCTGTATTGTGCATTGGTGGATGACGTGGCCTATGCCGAGGCGAATTATTTTTACGATGAACAGCTAACTTTCACTGCTGTAGCCTGTGAGAATTTTGAGGCTGAGATTTTATCCTTTGACCTGCCTTTTCAGGAGGGAGATGAGGTGATTGATGGTGAGAGTGAAACGATCATGATTTCTGTGGAAGATGGCACGGATGTCACCAGCCTGGAGCCCACCATCGAAGTGCCACAAGGAGCTACCGTTTCACCTCTTGGTTCGCAAAACTTCACTGATCCTGTGGTTTATACGGTCACCTCTGAAAGCGGATTTTTCACCAAATCTTATACCGTTTCGGTCACCGTGAAATCTCTCCAGTCTATCACCTTTGAAAGCATACCTGACAAAATCTACGGCGATGAAGCTTTTGATATCTCCGTGTTTGCTTCCTCCGGACTTCCTGTGGATCTGAGCTTTGTTACGGGTGAAGACCTGATTTCTCTCTCGGAAAATGAAATAAGCATCCTTGGAACAGGTTTGGTTACCCTTCAGGCCGATCAAGCCGGCGACAGTGAATATGCAGCAGCAGTTTCTGTTCAGAGGAGTTTTGAAATAAGCCCTGCCGTGCTCACGGTGATTGCAGCAGACGCTGAAATCACCTATGGAGAAGCCATTCCCTCTCTGACCTATACCATTTCGGGGTTTGTCAATGGAGAGGATGAGACAGCACTCAGCGACACCCCTGGGATCAGTACCCCCGCTACCGCCGAATCCGGTGCCGGTAATTATGCTATAGAGCTGTCTGAAGGCACAGCCGACAATTATACGTTCCTATTGGAAGAGGCTGTGCTCACCATTGGTAAAGCAGACCTCATAATCTCTGCTTTGGATCATGAAATGAAGTATGGTGAAACAGTGGGTAACCTTGCCTATGAGATCGCCGGATTCATTACTGGTGAAGATGAAACAGACTTGACTACACTACCCATTTTGACCACAGGAGCCAGTTCTGCTTCGGCAGTTGGCACCTATACCATCAATGTGAGCGGAGCGGCATCAGATAATTACAATTTCACTTATGAGCAGGCTGTACTGACCATTCAGAAAGCGCTTTTGACAGTGACTGCTGATGATCAGTCTGTCCTCTATGGCGGAGATCTTCCTGAGCTCACCTACGAAATCACGGGGTTTGCCAACAATCAGGATGAAAGTGTTTTCACCAGCCAGGTGATTATTAATACCGTGGCCACCAGTACTTCGCCAGTGGGTGATTATGACATACTGGTATCAGGCGCTGAGGCTACCAACTATGCATTTGAATTTGTCAGCGGTACTTTGACTATTGAAAAACTGGATCAGGTCATTTCCTTCGCGGCCTTACCCGATGTAGTCTATGGAGCGGAACCTATTGTTCTTTCTTCTACCAGTACGTCAGGCAATGACGTGGAGTTTACCCTGGTCAGTGGTCCGGTGGTTAAGAATGGAAACCTGTTGACGATAACCGGAGCAGGATCTGTGGTCATCGAGGCCACTGTAGACGCGGATGATATTTACCATGCCGCCAGTACAGTGTCACGCACCTTTGACATTACACAGGCGACACTGACCGTTACCGCGGATAACGAAACCATGACATATGGAGAGAGTTTGCCGGAGTTGAGTTATGAAATTGCCGGGTTTGTGTATAACGAGGATGTGACTGCATTGGCTTCCGTGCCGGAAATCACAACGGAGGCTACGACGATGAGCCCGGTTGGAGAATACCTCATCACAGTGGCCAATGGTGCTGCCGCGAACTATGTGTTTGTGTATGAAGCCGGAATACTTGAAGTGAATCCAGCACAGCTCACCATCAGTGCCGATGATCAATCTCTTATCTATGGAGAAGCCATTCCTGAGCTGACCTATACCATTTCGGGGTTTGTGCACAGCGAAGATGCTACGGTGCTTGATGTACTTCCGGTGATGGCCACCACCGTAGAGGAGACTAGCGGAGCAGGGACTTATGAAATTACCGGTTCCGGAGCGCTTTCGGGGAATTATACATTTGAGTATGAGGCTGGAAGTCTGACCATCAGTAAAGCAAACCTTCAAATCAGTGCCGACGATCAATCTCTTATTTATGGAGAAGCCATTCCCTCTCTGACCTATACCATTTCGGGGTTTGTACACGGCGAAGATGCTACGGTGCTAGATGCCCTTCCGGTGATGGCCACTACCGCAGAGGAAACCAGCGGAGCTGGGATTTATGAAATTACCGGTTCCGGAGCGCTTTCTGGTAATTATACATTTGAGTATGAGGCTGGAAATCTGACGATTGGTAAGGCAAACCTTCAAATCAGTGCTCATAACCAATCCATCACCTACGGAGATCCTATCCCTCCACTCACCTATACCATCACCGGATTTGTGCATGGCGATGATGAATCCGACCTGGAAATCAGCCCGGTGTTGACCACTATTGCGACGAGCTCTTCTGATGCTGGAGCATATACCATCAAGGTGGATGGCGCAGCTTCATCAGACTATGAGATATCCTATGAACATGCCGTATTGACCGTCGGCAAAGCAGAAGCCTTGATTACACTGAGTGAGCTGGAGGTAGGCTATACTGGCAGTCCGCAGAGTCCTGTGGTCACCACTACCCCGGAGGGTCTGAATTACATCATCGAGTTTGCCGCAGGTAGTGAGCCTTCGGAGGCTGGAGCCTATGATTTCAAAGTGGTGATTGATGAAGCCAATTATAAAGGAAACGCTGAGGGAGTATTCACAATCAGCCGGCCATTGTCTGCTCTCAATGATGTGCAGGTGGAGGTCTATCCAAATCCGGTATCAGAGCGTCTGTTCATCAAGGGACTGGATCAGGAAGTAAATATTACCATCATGGCTTTGGATGGTCGCATGGTACATCAGGAGATATCAAAGGACACAGTAGAGGTTTCTCATCTTCCGGGAGGGGTCTATATGCTGGTCATACAAACCCTCAACAGAAAGGTACTAAGGCGAATAGTCATTGACTAG
- a CDS encoding TRAP transporter substrate-binding protein, with product MTSKKGNKDRRDFVKKIGGSMAMVGTIGLAACTPEEKKSININFNNTYRWKMTTTWPPNFPVVGEGCKMMAEWVRKMSGGRMEITVYGGGELIPALEGFDAVSNGAVEMNHGAAYYWAGKLPAAPFFTCVPFGMNAQQMGSWIISGGGQKLWDELYAPFDLKPFICGNTGVQMGGWFNKEVNSLESLKGLKMRMPGLGGKVFAKAGGTPMLVSGGEIYTNLERGVIDATEWIGPYHDYKMGLHQVAKYYYYPGWHEPGPVLEMIVNNTKYQALPEDLQEIIITACYRLNRWMMSEFDAKNGEYLLKILEEKKVDVRPFPDEVMQGLKEATKEVLEELTASDPMSKKVYEHYSAFRKQIKPWMDISEKVFYDQIG from the coding sequence ATGACATCCAAAAAAGGAAATAAGGACCGCCGTGACTTTGTGAAAAAAATAGGTGGGTCCATGGCCATGGTGGGCACAATTGGACTGGCAGCCTGCACGCCTGAAGAAAAAAAATCCATCAACATCAATTTCAACAATACCTACAGGTGGAAAATGACCACTACCTGGCCCCCAAACTTTCCCGTGGTGGGTGAGGGCTGCAAAATGATGGCCGAATGGGTGAGGAAGATGTCTGGTGGTCGGATGGAAATCACTGTCTATGGAGGTGGAGAACTCATACCGGCCCTGGAGGGCTTTGATGCAGTGAGCAATGGAGCCGTTGAGATGAACCACGGAGCGGCATATTACTGGGCGGGTAAACTTCCGGCAGCACCCTTTTTTACCTGCGTGCCTTTTGGGATGAACGCTCAACAAATGGGCTCGTGGATCATTTCGGGAGGTGGCCAGAAACTTTGGGATGAGCTGTACGCGCCTTTTGATCTAAAACCTTTTATCTGTGGCAACACCGGAGTGCAAATGGGTGGTTGGTTCAATAAAGAAGTGAATTCTCTGGAAAGCCTTAAGGGATTGAAAATGCGCATGCCTGGACTGGGAGGAAAAGTATTTGCCAAAGCAGGGGGGACACCGATGCTCGTATCTGGTGGCGAGATTTATACCAATCTGGAACGTGGTGTGATTGATGCCACTGAGTGGATTGGCCCGTATCACGACTATAAAATGGGGCTCCATCAGGTGGCCAAATACTACTACTATCCAGGCTGGCATGAGCCGGGGCCGGTACTGGAGATGATCGTGAACAATACAAAATATCAGGCCTTGCCAGAAGACCTTCAGGAAATCATCATAACGGCATGCTATAGACTGAACCGCTGGATGATGTCAGAATTTGATGCCAAAAACGGGGAGTATCTCCTGAAAATACTGGAAGAAAAGAAGGTGGATGTGAGGCCTTTTCCTGACGAGGTGATGCAAGGCCTGAAGGAAGCCACCAAAGAAGTGCTGGAAGAGCTTACCGCTTCTGACCCCATGTCCAAAAAAGTCTACGAGCACTATTCCGCTTTCAGAAAGCAGATCAAGCCATGGATGGACATTAGTGAGAAAGTGTTCTACGATCAGATTGGATAA
- a CDS encoding prolyl oligopeptidase family serine peptidase, protein MKNLCIVLAIALLASCQPKSTTPDQLLRVPYQSTAMKVERDFFVYLPAGYEESERDFPVLLFLHGNGERGDGKAELDYVKAHGPLYEVWAQKKELPFILIVPQLPMYGMDSLADYIRNRTPDQIPQRLETGVPPRPGKFPTPEIMSGDPQDTSFNVGVEGLPVGWPMVEDDLLWMIDHVLTNYKADASRLYLSGLSYGGFGSWYMASKHPDLFAAVAPVVGWGHPGLMEPIAKNQIPVWAFAGGRDPVVRAKYFYAGINKLEELGLKELRFTVHEDMGHDAWTRIYAGDDLYNWFLEFEKE, encoded by the coding sequence ATGAAGAATCTATGCATCGTGTTGGCTATAGCCCTGCTGGCCAGCTGCCAGCCCAAATCAACTACGCCGGATCAGCTCCTACGAGTGCCTTATCAGAGCACCGCCATGAAGGTGGAACGTGATTTCTTCGTGTACCTGCCTGCAGGCTACGAAGAGTCCGAAAGGGATTTTCCGGTATTGCTTTTCCTACATGGAAACGGAGAACGGGGTGACGGGAAAGCCGAGCTGGACTATGTGAAAGCTCACGGCCCCCTTTATGAAGTTTGGGCCCAGAAAAAAGAATTGCCCTTTATATTAATTGTACCACAGCTCCCCATGTATGGGATGGATAGCCTGGCGGACTATATTAGAAATCGTACTCCTGATCAAATACCTCAGCGACTGGAAACAGGCGTGCCTCCTCGTCCAGGAAAGTTTCCCACACCTGAAATCATGAGCGGCGATCCTCAGGACACCTCTTTCAATGTTGGAGTGGAAGGCCTTCCAGTAGGGTGGCCAATGGTGGAAGATGACCTCCTCTGGATGATTGATCATGTGCTGACCAACTATAAAGCCGATGCTTCCAGGCTGTACCTCTCAGGGCTCAGCTATGGTGGGTTTGGCAGCTGGTATATGGCCAGCAAGCACCCCGATCTTTTTGCAGCAGTTGCGCCTGTAGTGGGCTGGGGACACCCCGGCCTCATGGAACCCATCGCCAAAAATCAAATTCCCGTATGGGCCTTTGCAGGAGGTAGAGATCCGGTGGTCAGGGCTAAATATTTCTATGCCGGTATCAACAAGCTGGAGGAATTGGGTCTAAAAGAACTAAGATTTACGGTGCATGAGGACATGGGTCATGATGCCTGGACCCGCATCTATGCCGGGGATGACTTATACAATTGGTTCCTGGAATTTGAAAAGGAATAA